In Ovis aries strain OAR_USU_Benz2616 breed Rambouillet chromosome 14, ARS-UI_Ramb_v3.0, whole genome shotgun sequence, a single genomic region encodes these proteins:
- the SLC22A31 gene encoding putative solute carrier family 22 member 31 isoform X3: MEPEVRVLRLAGGFGRARCLLAVASWLPCVALGLALSSELLLTALPAHHCGSDPARARSTCLPLSYPESVPRAGSDGARPCSRGWYYAQPAADLLRSPVTQRNLVCEDGWKVPLEQVDHLLGWLLGCVLLGLGCDWFGRRAVFVGSLVLATGLGVGEALVASFPALLTLRLLRGGALAGASLALYVARLELCDPPNRLAFSMGAGLFSVVGTLLLPSLALLAQDWQLLQGLSALATGLLLLFWGFPAVFPESPCWLLATGQPARARTILWHFAKASGVDPEDSTEEESSLAMGNGLAREKRDLGARGRRKVVIPSLVPHYVPWSTELDVLCAGHPQPRHHSVLELRHTHVTWKNALILGFSSLISGGIRASFLHSLVPSEPSFYWPYFLAAGLEAAATVFLLLTADLWGRRSVLLLSTLVLGLASLLLLAGAQYLPSWTVLFLAVLGLLASQTVSALSSLFSAEVFPTVISPPPQEQPGTSQLPQLWWN, from the exons ATGGAGCCCGAGGTGCGGGTTCTGCGCTTGGCTGGCGGCTTCGGCCGGGCCCGGTGCCTCCTGGCCGTCGCTTCGTGGTTGCCGTGCGTGGCGCTGGGGTTGGCGCTGAGCTCGGAGCTCTTGCTCACTGCGCTGCCGGCGCACCACTGCGGCTCAGACCCTGCGCGCGCCCGGAGCACCTGCCTGCCGCTAAGCTACCCCGAGTCCGTGCCCCGCGCGGGTTCCGACGGCGCTCGGCCCTGCTCACGCGGCTGGTACTACGCGCAGCCCGCCGCCGACCTGCTGCGCAGCCCGGTCACCCAG AGGAACCTTGTGTGTGAGGATGGCTGGAAGGTGCCCCTGGAGCAGGTGGACCACCTCCTGGGCTGGTTGCTGGGCTGTGTCCTCCTGGGCCTGGGCTGTGACTG GTTTGGCCGCCGGGCTGTGTTTGTGGGCTCCCTGGTGCTGGCCACAGGCCTGGGGGTCGGTGAGGCCCTGGTTGCCAGCTTTCCCGCCCTGCTGACTCTGCGGCTGCTTCGAGGGGGGGCCTTGGCAGGGGCCTCCCTCGCCCTCTATGTGGCTC GCCTGGAGCTGTGTGACCCCCCGAACCGCCTGGCATTCTCCATGGGGGCTGGCCTCTTCTCAGTGGTGGGCACACTGCTGctgcccagcctggccctgctcGCCCAGGACTGGCAACTCTTGCAGGGACTGAGCGCCCTGGCGACGGGACTGCTGCTGCTCTTTTGGGG GTTTCCAGCCGTGTTCCCTGAGTCTCCCTGCTGGCTGCTGGCCACAGGGCAGCCAGCCCGAGCCAGGACGATCTTGTGGCACTTTGCCAAAGCCAGCGGTGTGGACCCCGAGGACAGCACAGAGGAGGAGAGTTCCCTGGCTATGGGTAACGGACTAGCCAGGGAGAAGAGAGACCTGGGTGctagaggaagaaggaaggttGTCATCCCCTCACTGGTGCCCCATTATGTCCCCTGGTCCACAGAGCTGGATGTGCTGTGCGCAGGACACCCCCAACCCCGGCACCACTCAGTCCTGGAGCTCCGGCATACACATGTCACCTGGAAGAACGCACTCATCCTGGGCTTCAGTTC GCTCATCAGTGGGGGCATCAGAGCCAGCTTCCTGCACAGCCTTGTCCCGAGTGAGCCCAGCTTTTATTGGCCCTACTTCCTGGCAGCTGGCCTGGAGGCAGCAGCCACCGTCTTCCTGCTCCTGACAGCGGATCTCTGGGGGCGCCGCTCAGTCCTGCTGCTGAGCACCTTGGTCCTGGGCCTGGCATCCCTGCTGCTCCTTGCAGGGGCCCAGT accTGCCCAGCTGGACGGTGCTGTTCCTCGCTGTCCTGGGGCTCTTGGCCTCCCAGACCGTGTCCGCCCTTAGCAGCCTCTTTTCGGCTGAGGTCTTCCCCACAGTGATCAG ccccccaccccaggagcaGCCAGGGACCAGCCAGCTGCCACAGCTCTGGTGGAACTGA
- the SLC22A31 gene encoding putative solute carrier family 22 member 31 isoform X1, producing the protein MEPEVRVLRLAGGFGRARCLLAVASWLPCVALGLALSSELLLTALPAHHCGSDPARARSTCLPLSYPESVPRAGSDGARPCSRGWYYAQPAADLLRSPVTQRNLVCEDGWKVPLEQVDHLLGWLLGCVLLGLGCDWFGRRAVFVGSLVLATGLGVGEALVASFPALLTLRLLRGGALAGASLALYVARLELCDPPNRLAFSMGAGLFSVVGTLLLPSLALLAQDWQLLQGLSALATGLLLLFWGFPAVFPESPCWLLATGQPARARTILWHFAKASGVDPEDSTEEESSLAMGNGLAREKRDLGARGRRKVVIPSLVPHYVPWSTELDVLCAGHPQPRHHSVLELRHTHVTWKNALILGFSSLISGGIRASFLHSLVPSEPSFYWPYFLAAGLEAAATVFLLLTADLWGRRSVLLLSTLVLGLASLLLLAGAQYLPSWTVLFLAVLGLLASQTVSALSSLFSAEVFPTVIRGAGLGLVLAAGFLGQAAAPLTKMHGRHGFFLQHVLFTSFALLALLCVLLLPESRGRTLPQSLQDADRLCRSPLLRGCSRQDLLPLLPASLPGAGTQLV; encoded by the exons ATGGAGCCCGAGGTGCGGGTTCTGCGCTTGGCTGGCGGCTTCGGCCGGGCCCGGTGCCTCCTGGCCGTCGCTTCGTGGTTGCCGTGCGTGGCGCTGGGGTTGGCGCTGAGCTCGGAGCTCTTGCTCACTGCGCTGCCGGCGCACCACTGCGGCTCAGACCCTGCGCGCGCCCGGAGCACCTGCCTGCCGCTAAGCTACCCCGAGTCCGTGCCCCGCGCGGGTTCCGACGGCGCTCGGCCCTGCTCACGCGGCTGGTACTACGCGCAGCCCGCCGCCGACCTGCTGCGCAGCCCGGTCACCCAG AGGAACCTTGTGTGTGAGGATGGCTGGAAGGTGCCCCTGGAGCAGGTGGACCACCTCCTGGGCTGGTTGCTGGGCTGTGTCCTCCTGGGCCTGGGCTGTGACTG GTTTGGCCGCCGGGCTGTGTTTGTGGGCTCCCTGGTGCTGGCCACAGGCCTGGGGGTCGGTGAGGCCCTGGTTGCCAGCTTTCCCGCCCTGCTGACTCTGCGGCTGCTTCGAGGGGGGGCCTTGGCAGGGGCCTCCCTCGCCCTCTATGTGGCTC GCCTGGAGCTGTGTGACCCCCCGAACCGCCTGGCATTCTCCATGGGGGCTGGCCTCTTCTCAGTGGTGGGCACACTGCTGctgcccagcctggccctgctcGCCCAGGACTGGCAACTCTTGCAGGGACTGAGCGCCCTGGCGACGGGACTGCTGCTGCTCTTTTGGGG GTTTCCAGCCGTGTTCCCTGAGTCTCCCTGCTGGCTGCTGGCCACAGGGCAGCCAGCCCGAGCCAGGACGATCTTGTGGCACTTTGCCAAAGCCAGCGGTGTGGACCCCGAGGACAGCACAGAGGAGGAGAGTTCCCTGGCTATGGGTAACGGACTAGCCAGGGAGAAGAGAGACCTGGGTGctagaggaagaaggaaggttGTCATCCCCTCACTGGTGCCCCATTATGTCCCCTGGTCCACAGAGCTGGATGTGCTGTGCGCAGGACACCCCCAACCCCGGCACCACTCAGTCCTGGAGCTCCGGCATACACATGTCACCTGGAAGAACGCACTCATCCTGGGCTTCAGTTC GCTCATCAGTGGGGGCATCAGAGCCAGCTTCCTGCACAGCCTTGTCCCGAGTGAGCCCAGCTTTTATTGGCCCTACTTCCTGGCAGCTGGCCTGGAGGCAGCAGCCACCGTCTTCCTGCTCCTGACAGCGGATCTCTGGGGGCGCCGCTCAGTCCTGCTGCTGAGCACCTTGGTCCTGGGCCTGGCATCCCTGCTGCTCCTTGCAGGGGCCCAGT accTGCCCAGCTGGACGGTGCTGTTCCTCGCTGTCCTGGGGCTCTTGGCCTCCCAGACCGTGTCCGCCCTTAGCAGCCTCTTTTCGGCTGAGGTCTTCCCCACAGTGATCAG GGGGGCCGGGCTGGGCCTGGTGCTGGCAGCTGGGTTCCTGGGCCAGGCAGCCGCCCCGCTCACCAAAATGCACGGCCGGCATGGCTTCTTCCTGCAACACGTGCTTTTCACATCTTTTGCCCTCCTCGCCCTGCTGTGTGTCCTGCTGCTGCCGGAGAGCCGCGGCCGCACGCTGCCCCAATCACTGCAGGATGCTGACCGCCTGTGCCGCTCCCCGCTCCTCCGGGGCTGCTCACGCCAAGACCTCCTGCCCCTGCTgccagcctccctccctggggCAGGAACACAGTTGGTCTAG
- the SLC22A31 gene encoding putative solute carrier family 22 member 31 isoform X2 produces the protein MEPEVRVLRLAGGFGRARCLLAVASWLPCVALGLALSSELLLTALPAHHCGSDPARARSTCLPLSYPESVPRAGSDGARPCSRGWYYAQPAADLLRSPVTQRNLVCEDGWKVPLEQVDHLLGWLLGCVLLGLGCDWFGRRAVFVGSLVLATGLGVGEALVASFPALLTLRLLRGGALAGASLALYVARLELCDPPNRLAFSMGAGLFSVVGTLLLPSLALLAQDWQLLQGLSALATGLLLLFWGFPAVFPESPCWLLATGQPARARTILWHFAKASGVDPEDSTEEESSLAMELDVLCAGHPQPRHHSVLELRHTHVTWKNALILGFSSLISGGIRASFLHSLVPSEPSFYWPYFLAAGLEAAATVFLLLTADLWGRRSVLLLSTLVLGLASLLLLAGAQYLPSWTVLFLAVLGLLASQTVSALSSLFSAEVFPTVIRGAGLGLVLAAGFLGQAAAPLTKMHGRHGFFLQHVLFTSFALLALLCVLLLPESRGRTLPQSLQDADRLCRSPLLRGCSRQDLLPLLPASLPGAGTQLV, from the exons ATGGAGCCCGAGGTGCGGGTTCTGCGCTTGGCTGGCGGCTTCGGCCGGGCCCGGTGCCTCCTGGCCGTCGCTTCGTGGTTGCCGTGCGTGGCGCTGGGGTTGGCGCTGAGCTCGGAGCTCTTGCTCACTGCGCTGCCGGCGCACCACTGCGGCTCAGACCCTGCGCGCGCCCGGAGCACCTGCCTGCCGCTAAGCTACCCCGAGTCCGTGCCCCGCGCGGGTTCCGACGGCGCTCGGCCCTGCTCACGCGGCTGGTACTACGCGCAGCCCGCCGCCGACCTGCTGCGCAGCCCGGTCACCCAG AGGAACCTTGTGTGTGAGGATGGCTGGAAGGTGCCCCTGGAGCAGGTGGACCACCTCCTGGGCTGGTTGCTGGGCTGTGTCCTCCTGGGCCTGGGCTGTGACTG GTTTGGCCGCCGGGCTGTGTTTGTGGGCTCCCTGGTGCTGGCCACAGGCCTGGGGGTCGGTGAGGCCCTGGTTGCCAGCTTTCCCGCCCTGCTGACTCTGCGGCTGCTTCGAGGGGGGGCCTTGGCAGGGGCCTCCCTCGCCCTCTATGTGGCTC GCCTGGAGCTGTGTGACCCCCCGAACCGCCTGGCATTCTCCATGGGGGCTGGCCTCTTCTCAGTGGTGGGCACACTGCTGctgcccagcctggccctgctcGCCCAGGACTGGCAACTCTTGCAGGGACTGAGCGCCCTGGCGACGGGACTGCTGCTGCTCTTTTGGGG GTTTCCAGCCGTGTTCCCTGAGTCTCCCTGCTGGCTGCTGGCCACAGGGCAGCCAGCCCGAGCCAGGACGATCTTGTGGCACTTTGCCAAAGCCAGCGGTGTGGACCCCGAGGACAGCACAGAGGAGGAGAGTTCCCTGGCTATGG AGCTGGATGTGCTGTGCGCAGGACACCCCCAACCCCGGCACCACTCAGTCCTGGAGCTCCGGCATACACATGTCACCTGGAAGAACGCACTCATCCTGGGCTTCAGTTC GCTCATCAGTGGGGGCATCAGAGCCAGCTTCCTGCACAGCCTTGTCCCGAGTGAGCCCAGCTTTTATTGGCCCTACTTCCTGGCAGCTGGCCTGGAGGCAGCAGCCACCGTCTTCCTGCTCCTGACAGCGGATCTCTGGGGGCGCCGCTCAGTCCTGCTGCTGAGCACCTTGGTCCTGGGCCTGGCATCCCTGCTGCTCCTTGCAGGGGCCCAGT accTGCCCAGCTGGACGGTGCTGTTCCTCGCTGTCCTGGGGCTCTTGGCCTCCCAGACCGTGTCCGCCCTTAGCAGCCTCTTTTCGGCTGAGGTCTTCCCCACAGTGATCAG GGGGGCCGGGCTGGGCCTGGTGCTGGCAGCTGGGTTCCTGGGCCAGGCAGCCGCCCCGCTCACCAAAATGCACGGCCGGCATGGCTTCTTCCTGCAACACGTGCTTTTCACATCTTTTGCCCTCCTCGCCCTGCTGTGTGTCCTGCTGCTGCCGGAGAGCCGCGGCCGCACGCTGCCCCAATCACTGCAGGATGCTGACCGCCTGTGCCGCTCCCCGCTCCTCCGGGGCTGCTCACGCCAAGACCTCCTGCCCCTGCTgccagcctccctccctggggCAGGAACACAGTTGGTCTAG
- the SLC22A31 gene encoding putative solute carrier family 22 member 31 isoform X4, giving the protein MEPEVRVLRLAGGFGRARCLLAVASWLPCVALGLALSSELLLTALPAHHCGSDPARARSTCLPLSYPESVPRAGSDGARPCSRGWYYAQPAADLLRSPVTQRNLVCEDGWKVPLEQVDHLLGWLLGCVLLGLGCDWFGRRAVFVGSLVLATGLGVGEALVASFPALLTLRLLRGGALAGASLALYVARLELCDPPNRLAFSMGAGLFSVVGTLLLPSLALLAQDWQLLQGLSALATGLLLLFWGAGCAVRRTPPTPAPLSPGAPAYTCHLEERTHPGLQLISGGIRASFLHSLVPSEPSFYWPYFLAAGLEAAATVFLLLTADLWGRRSVLLLSTLVLGLASLLLLAGAQYLPSWTVLFLAVLGLLASQTVSALSSLFSAEVFPTVIRGAGLGLVLAAGFLGQAAAPLTKMHGRHGFFLQHVLFTSFALLALLCVLLLPESRGRTLPQSLQDADRLCRSPLLRGCSRQDLLPLLPASLPGAGTQLV; this is encoded by the exons ATGGAGCCCGAGGTGCGGGTTCTGCGCTTGGCTGGCGGCTTCGGCCGGGCCCGGTGCCTCCTGGCCGTCGCTTCGTGGTTGCCGTGCGTGGCGCTGGGGTTGGCGCTGAGCTCGGAGCTCTTGCTCACTGCGCTGCCGGCGCACCACTGCGGCTCAGACCCTGCGCGCGCCCGGAGCACCTGCCTGCCGCTAAGCTACCCCGAGTCCGTGCCCCGCGCGGGTTCCGACGGCGCTCGGCCCTGCTCACGCGGCTGGTACTACGCGCAGCCCGCCGCCGACCTGCTGCGCAGCCCGGTCACCCAG AGGAACCTTGTGTGTGAGGATGGCTGGAAGGTGCCCCTGGAGCAGGTGGACCACCTCCTGGGCTGGTTGCTGGGCTGTGTCCTCCTGGGCCTGGGCTGTGACTG GTTTGGCCGCCGGGCTGTGTTTGTGGGCTCCCTGGTGCTGGCCACAGGCCTGGGGGTCGGTGAGGCCCTGGTTGCCAGCTTTCCCGCCCTGCTGACTCTGCGGCTGCTTCGAGGGGGGGCCTTGGCAGGGGCCTCCCTCGCCCTCTATGTGGCTC GCCTGGAGCTGTGTGACCCCCCGAACCGCCTGGCATTCTCCATGGGGGCTGGCCTCTTCTCAGTGGTGGGCACACTGCTGctgcccagcctggccctgctcGCCCAGGACTGGCAACTCTTGCAGGGACTGAGCGCCCTGGCGACGGGACTGCTGCTGCTCTTTTGGGG AGCTGGATGTGCTGTGCGCAGGACACCCCCAACCCCGGCACCACTCAGTCCTGGAGCTCCGGCATACACATGTCACCTGGAAGAACGCACTCATCCTGGGCTTCA GCTCATCAGTGGGGGCATCAGAGCCAGCTTCCTGCACAGCCTTGTCCCGAGTGAGCCCAGCTTTTATTGGCCCTACTTCCTGGCAGCTGGCCTGGAGGCAGCAGCCACCGTCTTCCTGCTCCTGACAGCGGATCTCTGGGGGCGCCGCTCAGTCCTGCTGCTGAGCACCTTGGTCCTGGGCCTGGCATCCCTGCTGCTCCTTGCAGGGGCCCAGT accTGCCCAGCTGGACGGTGCTGTTCCTCGCTGTCCTGGGGCTCTTGGCCTCCCAGACCGTGTCCGCCCTTAGCAGCCTCTTTTCGGCTGAGGTCTTCCCCACAGTGATCAG GGGGGCCGGGCTGGGCCTGGTGCTGGCAGCTGGGTTCCTGGGCCAGGCAGCCGCCCCGCTCACCAAAATGCACGGCCGGCATGGCTTCTTCCTGCAACACGTGCTTTTCACATCTTTTGCCCTCCTCGCCCTGCTGTGTGTCCTGCTGCTGCCGGAGAGCCGCGGCCGCACGCTGCCCCAATCACTGCAGGATGCTGACCGCCTGTGCCGCTCCCCGCTCCTCCGGGGCTGCTCACGCCAAGACCTCCTGCCCCTGCTgccagcctccctccctggggCAGGAACACAGTTGGTCTAG
- the SLC22A31 gene encoding putative solute carrier family 22 member 31 isoform X5, whose protein sequence is MEPEVRVLRLAGGFGRARCLLAVASWLPCVALGLALSSELLLTALPAHHCGSDPARARSTCLPLSYPESVPRAGSDGARPCSRGWYYAQPAADLLRSPVTQRNLVCEDGWKVPLEQVDHLLGWLLGCVLLGLGCDWFGRRAVFVGSLVLATGLGVGEALVASFPALLTLRLLRGGALAGASLALYVAQLDVLCAGHPQPRHHSVLELRHTHVTWKNALILGFSSLISGGIRASFLHSLVPSEPSFYWPYFLAAGLEAAATVFLLLTADLWGRRSVLLLSTLVLGLASLLLLAGAQYLPSWTVLFLAVLGLLASQTVSALSSLFSAEVFPTVIRGAGLGLVLAAGFLGQAAAPLTKMHGRHGFFLQHVLFTSFALLALLCVLLLPESRGRTLPQSLQDADRLCRSPLLRGCSRQDLLPLLPASLPGAGTQLV, encoded by the exons ATGGAGCCCGAGGTGCGGGTTCTGCGCTTGGCTGGCGGCTTCGGCCGGGCCCGGTGCCTCCTGGCCGTCGCTTCGTGGTTGCCGTGCGTGGCGCTGGGGTTGGCGCTGAGCTCGGAGCTCTTGCTCACTGCGCTGCCGGCGCACCACTGCGGCTCAGACCCTGCGCGCGCCCGGAGCACCTGCCTGCCGCTAAGCTACCCCGAGTCCGTGCCCCGCGCGGGTTCCGACGGCGCTCGGCCCTGCTCACGCGGCTGGTACTACGCGCAGCCCGCCGCCGACCTGCTGCGCAGCCCGGTCACCCAG AGGAACCTTGTGTGTGAGGATGGCTGGAAGGTGCCCCTGGAGCAGGTGGACCACCTCCTGGGCTGGTTGCTGGGCTGTGTCCTCCTGGGCCTGGGCTGTGACTG GTTTGGCCGCCGGGCTGTGTTTGTGGGCTCCCTGGTGCTGGCCACAGGCCTGGGGGTCGGTGAGGCCCTGGTTGCCAGCTTTCCCGCCCTGCTGACTCTGCGGCTGCTTCGAGGGGGGGCCTTGGCAGGGGCCTCCCTCGCCCTCTATGTGGCTC AGCTGGATGTGCTGTGCGCAGGACACCCCCAACCCCGGCACCACTCAGTCCTGGAGCTCCGGCATACACATGTCACCTGGAAGAACGCACTCATCCTGGGCTTCAGTTC GCTCATCAGTGGGGGCATCAGAGCCAGCTTCCTGCACAGCCTTGTCCCGAGTGAGCCCAGCTTTTATTGGCCCTACTTCCTGGCAGCTGGCCTGGAGGCAGCAGCCACCGTCTTCCTGCTCCTGACAGCGGATCTCTGGGGGCGCCGCTCAGTCCTGCTGCTGAGCACCTTGGTCCTGGGCCTGGCATCCCTGCTGCTCCTTGCAGGGGCCCAGT accTGCCCAGCTGGACGGTGCTGTTCCTCGCTGTCCTGGGGCTCTTGGCCTCCCAGACCGTGTCCGCCCTTAGCAGCCTCTTTTCGGCTGAGGTCTTCCCCACAGTGATCAG GGGGGCCGGGCTGGGCCTGGTGCTGGCAGCTGGGTTCCTGGGCCAGGCAGCCGCCCCGCTCACCAAAATGCACGGCCGGCATGGCTTCTTCCTGCAACACGTGCTTTTCACATCTTTTGCCCTCCTCGCCCTGCTGTGTGTCCTGCTGCTGCCGGAGAGCCGCGGCCGCACGCTGCCCCAATCACTGCAGGATGCTGACCGCCTGTGCCGCTCCCCGCTCCTCCGGGGCTGCTCACGCCAAGACCTCCTGCCCCTGCTgccagcctccctccctggggCAGGAACACAGTTGGTCTAG